The genomic window ACAATTGGTCGATAGACAGGATGCCGATAGTCGACAGGAATATAATCAGAATAGGCGTCTATGAAATGCTATTTGAGGAGGCCATTCCGATAAGGGTCTCGATAAACGAGGCTGTTGAGCTGGCCAAGATATTCGGCTCTGAAGATTCGAGCAAGTTCGTCAATGGAATCTTGGGCCGGATCGCCAGGGAGATGGGCGAAGAAGAGACGGTAGCTACGGAGGAGTAAGTTGGCCGCAAAAGAGGATGGATTCGACCAATTGATGGATAGATTGAAAGAGATAGTTGAGAAGGTGCAGGACGTCTCGCTCGGCCTTGAAGGATCGCTCAATCTCCTGGAGGAGGGCATAGACATCGCCAACAGGTGCACCGAAAGGGTCGACAGGATAGTGGGCGAAGAAGGCATCGGTCTTAAAGAAGACGTCGCCAAGCCCCATTTATAAATTTCGCCTCCAATCCTACGGAGACTGATCCGTTATGAGAAAGATATTGAATAAGATAGAATCGCCTAAAGACCTAAAATCCCTATCACATCAGGAG from Actinomycetota bacterium includes these protein-coding regions:
- the nusB gene encoding transcription antitermination factor NusB; amino-acid sequence: MLERRKARRMALEILYEKDILGDTIDDIIRVRNASNRGAPLSDFALTLLHGFERNHEKIDELIAEYADNWSIDRMPIVDRNIIRIGVYEMLFEEAIPIRVSINEAVELAKIFGSEDSSKFVNGILGRIAREMGEEETVATEE
- the xseB gene encoding exodeoxyribonuclease VII small subunit: MAAKEDGFDQLMDRLKEIVEKVQDVSLGLEGSLNLLEEGIDIANRCTERVDRIVGEEGIGLKEDVAKPHL